Genomic segment of Triticum aestivum cultivar Chinese Spring chromosome 6A, IWGSC CS RefSeq v2.1, whole genome shotgun sequence:
atgattcccccataagtcgggatgagactccggacgaaaaataaataaaaaaggccaaataagcccaaataaaaagagaaagaaaagaggccataaaaaaagagaaaaggcccaaataaaaaaatgagagaaaaagagagaagggacaatgttactatctttttaccacacttgtgcttcaaagtagcaccatgatcttcataatagagagtctctcatgttatcacgttcatatactagtgggaatctttcattatagaacttggcttgtatattccaatgatgggcttcctcaaattgccctaggtattcatgagcaagcaagttggatgcacacccacttagtttcttttttagctttcaaatacttatggctctggtgcatccgttgcatggcaatccctactcactcacattgatatctatcgatgggcatctccatagcccgttgatacgcctagttgatgtgagactatcttctcctttttgtcttctccacaaccaccattctattccacctatagtgctatatccatggctcacgctcatgtattgcgtgaagattgaaaaagtttttaaaaagttagagtatgaaacaattgcttagcttgtcatcggggttgtgcatgatttaaatactttatgtggtgaagatagagcatagccagactatatgattttgtagggataactttctttggccatgatattttgagaagacataattgctttgttagtatgcttgaagtattattatttttatgtcaatataaacttttgtcttgaatctttcgaatctgaatattcatatgacaattaagaagatttgcattgaaactatgccaagtagcactccgcatcaaaaattctctttttatcatttacctactcgaggacgagcaggaattaagcttggggatgcctgatacgtctccaacgtatctataattttttattgctccctgctatattatctactgtttcggactatattgggctttattttccacttttatattatttttgggactaacctattaaccggaggcccagcccagaattgttggttttttgcctatttcagtatttcggagaaacagaatattaaacggagtccaaacggaataaaaccttcgggaacgtgattttctcaccgaacgtgatccaggagacttggaccctactccatggagtcgaagaggcggtcacgagggtggggggcgcacccacccccctagggcgcacccccctgcctcgtgggcccctcggtgctccaccgacgtactccttcctcctatatatacctatgtacccccaaacaatcagaacaggagccaaaaacctaattccaccgccgcaactttctgtatccacgagatcccattttagggcctgttccggagctccgccggagagggccgtcatcatggagggcttctacatcatcatagcctctccgatgaagtgtgagtagtttacctcagaccttcgggtccatagttagtagctagatggcttcttctctcttcttggatctcaatacaaagttctccccctctcttgtggagatctattcgatgtaatcttcttctttttgcggtgtgtttgttgagatcgatgaattttgggtttataatcaagtctatctatgaataatatttgaatcttctctgaattcttttatgtatgattggttatctttgcaagtctctttgaattatccgtttggtttggccaactagattggtagttcttgggttcgatcttgcggtgtcctttcccagtgacagaaggggcagcaaggcacgtattgtatcgttgccatcgaggataacaagatggggtttatttcatattgcatgaatttatctctctacatcatgccatcttgcttaaagcgttactctgtttttaacttaatactctagatgcatgatggatagcggttgatgagtggagtaatagtagtagatgcagaatcgtttcggtctacctgtcatggacgtgatgcctatatacatgatcatgcctagatattctcataactatgctcaattctgtcaattgctcaacaataatttgttcacccaccgtagaatacttatgctcttgagagaagccactagtgaaacctatggcccacgggtctattctcatcatatcaatctccatcactttaatcttgtttttcttttttttactttgcctttactttttactttgcatctctataccaaaaacaccaaaaatattatatctatcagatctcactctcataagtgaccgtgaagggattgacaacccctaatcgtgttggttgcgagtagctatcattttgtgcaggtacgagggacttgagcgtggcctcctactggattgataccttggttctagaaaactgagggaaatacttacgctactctgctgcattatcctttcctctttggagaaatccaacgcaagctcaagaggtagcactaccgcatagtgataaagtaaagcaattacatggcgattgcatttcatacaataaagcgacaaccataaggctcctgccagttgccgataacttttacaaaacatgataatctcatacaataacttatatcacatcatgtcttgaccatatcacatcacaacatgccctgcaaaaaacaagttagacgtcctctactttgttgatgcaggttttacgtggctgctacgggtttctatcaagaaccgttcttacctacgcatcgaaaccacaacattttttgtcaagtgtgttgttttaaccttcaacaaggaccggccatagtccaattcgattcaactaaagttggagaaatagacaccagccagccacctttatgcaaaacaagttgcatgtctggcggtggaaccggtctcatgaacgtggtcatgtaaggttggtccgggccgcttcatccaaaaataccgccgaatcaaaataagatgttggtggtaagcaatatgactattttcgcccacaactctttgtgttctactcctgcatattatctacgcatagatctgtctcggatgccactgttggggaacgtagcatgcaatttcaaaaaaattcctacaatcacacaagatctatctaggagatgcatagcaatgagaggggaagagtgtgtccatgtaccctcgtagaccgaaagcagaagcgttaggttaacgcggttgatgtagtcgaacgtcttcatgatccaaccgatctagtaccgaacatacggcacctccgagttcagcacacgttcagctcgatgacgtccctcgaattcttgatccagcaaagggtcgagggagagtttcgtcagcacgatggtgtggcgacagtgatggtgatgtgatccacgcagggcttcgcctaagcactacgacgctatgaccggaggagtaaactgtggacgggggcaccgcacacgactaagagaataactgttgtgctttggggtgtcccctgcccccatatataaaagaggggaggaggaggccggccaagggggcggtccaaaggggggagtcctactaggactccactcctagtaggattcgccctcccttttttcctttctcatggaggggaaagagggaaggatagggagagggagagggaaagaggaaagggggccgcgcccctcccccttgtccaattcggactcccttggggggcgcaccctgcgggctcccctctctttctcccctatggcccatgaaggcccattacttctccggggggttccggtaacccctcggtaccccgataaatatccgaaacgtcccgaaaccattccggtgtccgaataccttcgtctaatatatcaatctttacctcctgactatttcgagacttctcgtcatgtctgtgatctcatccgggactccgaacaatcttcagtcaccaaaacacataactcataatacaaattttcatcgaacgttaagcgtgcagaccctacgggttcgagatctatgtagacatgaccgagacatatctctagtcaataaccaatagtggaacctagatgctcatattggttcctacatattctacgaagaactttatcggtcaaaccgcaatgacaacatacgttattccctttgtcatcggtatgttacttgctcgagattcgatcgtcggtatctccatacctagttcaatctcgttaccgacatgtctctttactcgttccataatgcatcatccagtaactaactcattagtcacattgcttgcaaggcttcttatgatgtgcattaccaagagggcccagagatacctctccgatactcggagtgacaaatcccaatctagATCTATGCTAACCCAAAACAAAGACCttcggagatgcctgtagagcatctttataaccacccagttatgttgtgacgtttgatagcacacaaggtattcctccggtatccgggagttgcataatctcatagtcagaggaatatgtatatgacatgaagaaagctatagcaataaaactgaacgatcaacatgctaagctaacggatgggtcatgtacatcacatcattctcctaatgatgtgatcccgttatcaaatgagaactcatgtccatggttaggaaaccttaaccatctttgatcaacgagctagtcaagtaaaggctcactagggactccgtgttttgtctatgtattcacgcatgtattaaggtttccggtcaatacaattctagcataaataataaacatttatcatgatataagtaaatataaaataacaactttattattgcctctatggcatatttccttcaaccggaaccccccggggaaagatatgggcctacatgggccataggggagaggggaggcagcccataaggggtggccgcgccccctcccatggggagtctgaattggactcggggagggggtgcgcccccctttccttctcttccctctccttcccccttttccatcttcggaagaaggaaaggggggccgaattggacatggAGTCCAAGTCGGTTTcttccccctatggcgcgccccatggccggcctcctccctctcctcctttatatacgggggcagggggcaccccaaagcacatcaattgttctcttagccgtgtgcggttccccctccacagtttactcctccggtcatagcgtcataatgcttaggcgaagccctgcgcggatcacatcaccatcaccatcaccatgacatcgtgctgacgaaactctccctcgaccctctgctggatcaagagttcgagggacgtcatcaagctgaacatgtgctgaactcggaggtgtcgtgcgttcagtacttgattggttggatcgcgaagacgttcgactatatcaaccgcgttaacctaacgcttccgcttttggtctacgagggtacgtggacacactctccccctctcgttgctatgcatctcctagatagatcttgcgtgatcgtaggatttttttttgaaattgcatgctacgttccccaacagttcgtaACCTCCATATTTGGAGGATGTGGAGGTCCAGTATAGAGCTTGCTCCAAATCTAATCGACATCACAAGACAAAAGTTtcagcttcttcctcctcgcgccatggCCAGGTTTTGAAGTTGTGCGGCCTCCTGTGCACCACTGGTGAGCAACTATCCTCTCATTAATGCCACACCTGCCCCCTCAGAGTCCCGTGGCGGCCCGTCGGGTGGCCGCCTACAACCTCGTCAACTACCTCGCGAAAGCCTATAAAAGGCCGTCGCGGCCCCCCTTCTCTCCCCTACTACAATCCACTTGCTGAAGCCTCTCAATATTTTCTCGCCCGCCTCCAATCAGCTCTCTCGATGCCATGATGCAGCAGGAGGAGCTGTCCCTCATCTTCAATTATGGGGATGATGATAAGCCGGAGAAGCCTGGCATCGGAGCGGGTTGAAGACGATACGATCTTGGACCAAATCGGACAATAGATGAGGTCTGCTCGGACGCGCCCATCCCCATGTCGCGTCCATCCCCGCATTGCCGAACTGGGACGTGGCCATTGAGGTGAGTTACCAAGCTATCATGGCTCTCATTGAAGCATACCCTTACATCACTGACCCCGCTACCACCGGCAAATCCCGTCGCTGCCATGGCCGTGGCCCCAAgtagataattaatttaattattatgaATGTAAATTCGCAATGCGGCTATGAATGAAACCGACGCTTTAATATCAAACGTGTTATGCTAATTTTTTTTGAACTAATTTGTGTGCTAGTGATTCTTTTAGCAAGCTTGTCCTTTGGTGTGTTCTGCTAGAGCTGCTCTCAGTGAAAGAAAAAAGGCATTGGCTAGATGTTGAAATaaatttgggtcaatcgatttgCTCTGAGTCGTCGGATGCTACATGGACGGCTAGATCAGCTTTTTCAAACCTCAAACCACCCAAAATGGTTATTATACATCTTCAAACCTTGAACCGCCCAATCTACCGCCGGCCTAATCGCCAGCTGCCGCCGCCCGCGACGCTACACGCGCCAGCCTCGTCACTCGGCCCTCCCCCCAACCGCCGCCCACCACCGTGCTTCCTTCACACCcccgcccccggccatccctctaacccTGACCATGATGCATTTTTTTTCCGGCAAACTACACCCCCACCCCCAACACCCCTACGATAGATCATGTGGCAACCTGTCACCTTAAGATAGATCATGGGGCAGCTTCTCCGGCGAGTGGCGCCTGCTTCTGCCTTCCCTGCAGCGACTATGTACTTTCTATGAAAATTGACTGCCCAAATTCTATTTTTAGGCGACTTACATTTAGCTATTGTGAAGAGAGAGAAAATACATCTCTTCaggtcaaaaagaaaaagaaaaaacgtttTCTATGGAGGCTGGTATATGGCAATTTTGAGTTTACGCGTCACCTGCGTAGCCTTCAAATACACAGAGTATAATAATAATAAATTCTATGTACCTCTGCAGTAGTCACCTGCTTAGCCTAAgtagagttttgccagaactttacCAAGGCAATTCATACACTTTGTAGCATACACACACACGCGTCTACTGCTTACAAACCCGCCGACCTTCAGATCGAAGCTAAATGCTAATGGAGTAACCACGACATGCCCGCGAGCTACTACGAATCACCCACGCGCTGGCCATTATTAGCCATCGAGTTTTCTTTGAAGAACTTCTTGGAAGATACGAGGATGGGGCTACGCACGACGTGCTTGCGCGAGACCCACTTGAGCTGCCCTTCCGCGATGCGCTCCTTCATCTTCTGCCCGTCCTTGGTCCTGATGGTCACCGTGAATGTCTGCACCTGGTTCACGTCCCTAAACCCGAGTATGTCCGGCGTCACCTTCGCCGACAGCGACGGCGGGAGCTCGACGGACGCGGCGTACACCCCTACGTCGTTGTCGACGTTCGTGAGGGCGCGGCTGACGTTCACGACGTACGGCTCCTTGTCGAGGTAGACGGTGATGGACGGGTAGTTGAGGTCCTTCTGGTGGATCACCGGCAGCTGCTTGCACGACAGCGGCGGCGCCGGGTGGATGATCGAGCTCACCTCGTGGTCGTTGTAGCCGAGCCCGCACAGGTACGGGATGTAGTCATGGGCGCTTTGGTTGTACACGAGCCCGGGATTCATGGCTCTGGTGGGGTTGATGTAGCCGGCGCCCATCGAAATCAAGTTGGCCGGCAGCCCGTCCTGGTCCAGcatcggcatccggcggccgtcCCTCGTGTCGGTCGTCGTCATCATGGCCGACTTGATGGCCGCCGGCGACCAGGTCGGGTGCGCTTTCTTGATCAGCACGGCGACCCCGCTGATGTGCGGCGTGGACATGGACGTGCCGGACATGATGTCGAACTTGTACGCCATCTCGTTGGGCGGCTGGGCGAGCCCGTTGGGCATGGGGACGGCGGCGATGATGTTCACTCCCGGGCCGGTGATGTCGGGCTTGAGAATCCCCTGGTTTTGCCTGCTCGGGCCCCGTGACGAGAATGGCGCCACGACCGGCGCCATGCGGTTGCCGAGCAACGCCCCTTTGAAGACCAGCTGGGCGGTCGGGCTCTGCGTGGAATTCACGTACGCCATGATCTTGTCCGACCACTTGGATTCTACTTGCGTTGCTGGGAGGGCATGCGCCTTGGGTAAGATCACCAAGCCAGACTCCTCCGGTTGAACGATGATCATGGCGATAGCGCCGGCGTCGTGCAGGATGCTTCCCTTCTCGAGGTTGGTCAGGTTGCCGCCGGAGATGCAAAGGACTATCTTTCCGGCGACTTGCTTGGCCGTTAGGACGGTCTTGTCCGAGCACGTGCCGTCGGGGGCAGTGTCAATCACCAACGGCTGCTGCACGCTCATGTAGGTGCTCGGCTGGTAGTGCGATTCGCCGTTGACCACAAGCCCATTGCCAAACTTGACGTCCGCAGAGAAAGTCCGGTCAGTTGTGGCCGCAGCCACGGTGAGCAGCCACGGGGCCTCGTTGGCAACTGTGGCCGGGGACGGGCCTTGGTTCCCAGCCGATGTGCAGACGAAGACGCCTCTCATGACGCTGCTGAATCCCCCCAGCGCAATGGGGTCGGCGGCGAAGTCTCCGGCGTCATCAGCGCCGAGCGACATGGAGAGCACGTCGATGCCCTCGTCGAGGGCGTCGTCGATCGCCGCGAGTATGTCGTCGCGGTCGCAGCCCTTGCCCACGAAGCACACCTGGTAGAAGGCCAGGTGCGCGCGGGGCGCCATGCCGGCCGCCGTGCCGAAGCCGCTGCCCATGGCGTTGGCTCCCGGCACGAACGCGCCGGCCGCCGTGCTCGACACGTGCGTCCCGTGCGCGCTGTCGTCGATGGGCAGGACCGGGTCGTCGATCCCTTCCCACCTCCACTTGGCCGACTCGTAGAAGGAGCGCGCGCCGATGAGCTTGTTGTTGCACACGGAGCGGTTGAAGTCGCAGCGGCCCTTCCActtggcgggcggcggcggcatgcCGGTGCCGTCGAACGACGGGTGCGcgccggcgatgccgccgtcgAGGATGCCGATGATCATCCCCTCCCCCATGTTGGTCCTGTTCCAGACGCCGGCGTGGAACAAGGGGCCGGTGAGCCCAAGCATCCGCGGCGTGTGCGTGGTCGTGAGCTGGTAGGTCTGCTCCGGCAAGGCCTTGAGGAACCAGTCCTTCTCGCCCATACGGTGCAGCTCGTCGGGGGTGAGGCGGGCGGCGAAGCCATTGATGACGTTGCGGTAGGAGTAGATGAGGCGCTCCGCGGCGCCCGGGTCCGCGTCGAGCTGCTCCTTGGCCTGGTCGCACACGGACGCCAGCAGCGAGGCGTGCCAGCTCGACACGTTCTTGTACAGGTTCCGGTCGTACTCGTACGGCGTGCGCACGATGACGAGGTAGTTCTTGTGCTCGCCGTGGTCGTTGTGGGCGACgacggccgtggcggcggcggccaccACGAGGAGGAGGGCGGCCAAGCTCCCCGGATAACCCATCGGAGAAGAAGCAAAAGCTAGAGACGAAGGGCCGGGAGAGATCGATATGCTTCTTGTCCCAAACTTGTGCATGTCGTGGTGTGGATGCGCCTAATATAGCAACGGCATGCAAGATTTGAGGCAGACTGTTTGCGCCACGAGCTCCATTGTTGCGCTTCGTTCGAGCATGGCAATGCATGCATGTGGGGGGAAACGGAAGAGGACTCTGCACCCCACGTTGCCAAACACTGAGATGGAAATGCCGGTATAAATTCACATTTATCAGACCCAACTATTGATAGTTCCTACCAACTATAGAGATCGATGTCAATGTGTCACCTATTAGCAAGCCATTATGGTGTTCATTCATATGGAGTTCTCACATGGTGTTCATTCATATTTTGTGAGGCCCCTCCCAATTCTCACATGGTGTTCATTCATATTTTGtgaggcccctcccaatgctccaccgtgGACAGGTGCTAAGCAATGCCACATAAGCGAAAAAATGACATGGCACTACATTTAAGGACGAGAGAGAgtactttggtgaccccaggaagaaccaaTGCTAAATGCAAAAACCtaggcaaaccacttaaatgaaaCAATTTAATCAATACATGAAAGACTTTAGGTGCTAACTCATTAAATAATGTGTGCTTAGCAACAAcaagctaagcacctatgcattagggtgttgagttgctaaggtatttaatgcacttagcacctcatctaagcacctttgcattggaagaggtctGAGGGAGGTAGTAGTGTAGTAGTACTAGATGGGTGGTGCGGCTTGTCGAGCGTTGCCCTCGAAACAACGGCCACCATAGATGAGCCTCCATTATTAGATAAGGAAATTGCATGGATTACATAGATAGGAAATATAAAGTTTGACGGGAACACGAGAGTATAAATGAACACAATAGATTCTATGATGAGTTGAAAATTTTGAATAAGTATCGTTTGAATTCATTGAGTTT
This window contains:
- the LOC123130741 gene encoding subtilisin-like protease 1, whose translation is MHKFGTRSISISPGPSSLAFASSPMGYPGSLAALLLVVAAAATAVVAHNDHGEHKNYLVIVRTPYEYDRNLYKNVSSWHASLLASVCDQAKEQLDADPGAAERLIYSYRNVINGFAARLTPDELHRMGEKDWFLKALPEQTYQLTTTHTPRMLGLTGPLFHAGVWNRTNMGEGMIIGILDGGIAGAHPSFDGTGMPPPPAKWKGRCDFNRSVCNNKLIGARSFYESAKWRWEGIDDPVLPIDDSAHGTHVSSTAAGAFVPGANAMGSGFGTAAGMAPRAHLAFYQVCFVGKGCDRDDILAAIDDALDEGIDVLSMSLGADDAGDFAADPIALGGFSSVMRGVFVCTSAGNQGPSPATVANEAPWLLTVAAATTDRTFSADVKFGNGLVVNGESHYQPSTYMSVQQPLVIDTAPDGTCSDKTVLTAKQVAGKIVLCISGGNLTNLEKGSILHDAGAIAMIIVQPEESGLVILPKAHALPATQVESKWSDKIMAYVNSTQSPTAQLVFKGALLGNRMAPVVAPFSSRGPSRQNQGILKPDITGPGVNIIAAVPMPNGLAQPPNEMAYKFDIMSGTSMSTPHISGVAVLIKKAHPTWSPAAIKSAMMTTTDTRDGRRMPMLDQDGLPANLISMGAGYINPTRAMNPGLVYNQSAHDYIPYLCGLGYNDHEVSSIIHPAPPLSCKQLPVIHQKDLNYPSITVYLDKEPYVVNVSRALTNVDNDVGVYAASVELPPSLSAKVTPDILGFRDVNQVQTFTVTIRTKDGQKMKERIAEGQLKWVSRKHVVRSPILVSSKKFFKENSMANNGQRVGDS